The proteins below come from a single Drosophila suzukii chromosome X, CBGP_Dsuzu_IsoJpt1.0, whole genome shotgun sequence genomic window:
- the DNAlig4 gene encoding DNA ligase 4, with product MSVDIASTIKFRDICDLFEKLKATRKVANKEEVLKSYYESFCRHRESFRRQTGLPDDQAENGVSSFYSVLRLLLPGADTGRDTYGLQITALGRLYIKVLQLPVDSSDAVKLQHRSGNMYRDYGDVVYSVLKPRCFNPPSDLRLKHIHEMLDTIANEDTEVKKQQLIRFTEQASPEEQKWLIRLLLKSLGLGIGEQKIFGVLHPKAQDIYQRCSDLGHVCNLLADRTTDMDASTSPDSKAAVKFVNLNAVIRPFHQIRPMLCERFPGDIQELMQSDVLYLETKMDGERFQLHIDRGRFMYISRNGVDYTRNFGIGYDQGTLTPKLRGLLPLGLESIILDGEMMVWDTNQLRFREKGENTDVKSLKPEGSWQPCFVVYDLLYFNGQSLLDHTYIQRAYKLQKMIVEQPGVLQLMRARKLGSVEEFNELFQQALDSHAEGIVLKKQGSRYQPGVRLGGGWYKDKADYIKGLITEFDVLIIGAFYNRKRTFVDSFLLGVLQPAPPGSSNRPEVFSIGVVANNTRQRGVLNHTLKPHWHDVIKEPPPLWFHYKPKERAGCPDLWIDPQNSIILQVKAADLSPNGAFFTRKSLHFARTEMKRDDKSWSECMTLKEFTDLCEGSTAIKKLNKRQLRMEDVTTKRKQLRMTPSERNRLGLAVYEKRCNVDPAASSSKLFEGLSFCILSGSAGRQSKHQLQELAAKNGGCIVENPLPNDPKCFCIAGDETFLVKRLCLQEPRSCDIVRMEWLLRVCQKQELELRPKDLLAATVPLQQDLAECFDRLGDSYNKDIADVAELQELLHDIELTPENLADITTAEINALEDQLLDGKTNLNLFRHLHAYFYDPHGDELGKLLFLQNGGKLVDESDPQLNLGFICMSSDLDKDKFEHWLSNHSKLSADKVLNSAWIHQSLREGILLPMSSFV from the exons ATGAGCGTGGATATAGCCAGCACAATCAAGTTCCGGGACATTTGCGACCTGTTCGAGAAGCTGAAGGCCACCAGGAAGGTGGCCAACAAGGAGGAGGTGCTCAAGAGCTACTACGAGTCCTTTTGCCGGCACCGCGAGTCCTTTCGCCGGCAAACCGGGCTGCCCGACGACCAGGCGGAGAATGGAGTCAGTAGCTTCTACTCCGTGTTGCGCCTGCTGCTCCCCGGTGCGGACACGGGTCGGGATACCTATGGACTGCAGATCACGGCTCTGGGCAGACTATACATCAAGGTGCTCCAACTGCCGGTGGACT CCAGCGATGCCGTCAAGCTGCAGCACCGCAGCGGGAACATGTACCGGGACTACGGCGATGTCGTCTATTCCGTGCTCAAGCCCAGGTGCTTTAATCCGCCCAGCGATCTGCGACTGAAGCACATCCACGAGATGCTGGATACCATTGCCAACGAGGACACAGAAG TCAAGAAGCAGCAGCTCATTCGTTTCACGGAGCAGGCCTCGCCCGAGGAGCAGAAGTGGCTAATCCGGCTGCTGCTGAAGAGCCTGGGTCTGGGCATCGGGGAGCAGAAGATCTTCGGAGTGCTGCATCCCAAGGCGCAGGACATCTACCAGCGCTGCTCTGATCTGGGACACGTTTGCAATCTGCTGGCGGACAGGACGACCGACATGGACGCCAGCACTAGTCCGGACAGCAAAGCTGCAGTCAAGTTCGTTAACCTGAATGCCGTCATCCGGCCATTCCATCAGATACGACCCATGCTGTGCGAACGATTTCCGGGCGACATCCAAGAGCTGATGCAATCGGATGTGCTCTACTTGGAGACCAAAATGGACGGTGAGCGTTTCCAGCTGCACATCGACCGCGGACGCTTCATGTACATCTCCCGGAATGGCGTGGACTACACCCGGAACTTCGGCATAGGCTATGATCAGGGCACCTTGACGCCCAAACTGAGGGGTCTACTGCCACTCGGTCTGGAGTCCATAATCCTCGATGGCGAGATGATGGTGTGGGACACAAACCAGCTGCGCTTCCGGGAAAAGGGCGAGAACACGGACGTGAAGAGCCTGAAGCCGGAGGGCAGCTGGCAGCCGTGCTTCGTGGTCTACGATCTGCTCTACTTCAATGGGCAGAGTCTGCTGGATCACACCTACATTCAGCGGGCGTACAAGCTGCAGAAAATGATCGTCGAGCAGCCAGGTGTGCTGCAGTTGATGCGAGCCCGCAAACTCGGCTCAGTTGAGGAATTCAATGAGCTATTCCAGCAGGCTCTCGACTCCCACGCCGAGGGCATTGTGCTAAAGAAGCAGGGTTCCAGATATCAGCCGGGCGTAAGACTGGGCGGTGGCTGGTACAAGGACAAAGCCGAT TACATCAAAGGTCTGATCACCGAGTTCGATGTGCTGATCATTGGCGCCTTCTACAACCGCAAGCGCACCTTTGTGGACTCCTTTCTGCTGGGAGTTCTCCAGCCAGCGCCTCCTGGCAGCTCCAATCGCCCCGAGGTCTTCAGCATCGGCGTGGTCGCCAACAACACAAGACAGCGCGGCGTGCTAAATCACACGCTTAAACCGCATTGGCACGATGTGATCAAGGAGCCACCGCCGCTGTGGTTTCACTACAAGCCTAAGGAACGGGCAGGATGCCCTGATCTGTGGATCGATCCGCAAAACTCGATCATCCTACAGGTGAAGGCCGCCGATTTGTCGCCCAATGGAGCGTTTTTCACTCGAAAATCATTGCACTTTGCGCGCACTGAAATGAAACGCGATGACAAGTCATGGAGCGAGTGCATGACACTAAAGGAGTTCACCGACCTCTGCGAGGGTTCCACGGCCATCAAGAAACTGAACAAGCGGCAGCTGCGAATGGAGGATGTGACCACCAAGCGGAAGCAGCTGCGGATGACTCCATCGGAGCGGAACCGCCTGGGATTGGCCGTTTACGAGAAGCGCTGTAATGTGGACCCCGCCGCGAGCAGTTCCAAGCTCTTCGAGGGACTCAGCTTTTGCATCCTGAGCGGTTCTGCCGGACGGCAGAGCAAGCATCAGCTACAGGAGCTAGCCGCCAAAAACGGTGGCTGCATTGTGGAAAATCCGCTGCCCAACGATCCCAAGTGTTTTTGCATTGCCGGCGACGAGACGTTCCTGGTCAAGAGGCTCTGCCTTCAGGAGCCGCGCTCCTGTGACATTGTGCGCATGGAGTGGCTTCTGAGAGTCTGCCAGAAGCAGGAGCTCGAGCTGAGGCCCAAGGATCTGCTGGCGGCCACTGTACCATTGCAGCAGGATCTGGCCGAGTGCTTCGACCGTCTTGGCGATAGCTACAACAAGGATATTGCCGACGTGGCGGAGCTGCAGGAACTGCTGCATGACATTGAATTGACGCCCGAGAATCTGGCTGATATTACCACAGCTGAGATAAACGCTCTGGAGGATCAGCTACTGGATGGGAAGACAAACCTGAACCTGTTCCGTCACCTGCATGCCTATTTCTACGATCCACATGGGGATGAACTGGGCAAGCTTCTCTTTCTGCAAAACGGCGGCAAGCTGGTCGACGAATCCGATCCGCAGCTGAATCTGGGATTTATCTGCATGTCCTCAGACCTGGATAAGGATAAGTTTGAGCACTGGCTGAGTAACCATTCCAAGTTGAGCGCTGACAAAGTCTTAAACTCTGCCTGGATTCATCAATCGCTTCGGGAGGGCATACTCCTACCCATGAGTTCTTTTGTCTAA